CGTGCCGCCGCACCGGGAGGGCGGCCAGGCCCAGTTCGTCACCGCCGCCGTCCCCGCGGTCGACGACACCTCCCGCCTGCGCAGCACGCTCGCCTGGGCGCAGGAGCACCTGGACGCCGACCTGGGCGTCGACCAGCTGGCCGCGCGGGCGCTGATGTCGCCGCGCAGCTTCGCCCGGCACTTCCGCGCCGCGACCGGCTCGACGCCGCACGCCTGGCTGCTCGGCCAGCGCGTGGCCCGCGCGCAGCTGCTGCTGGAGACCACGGACCTGCCGGTGGACGAGGTCGCCCGCCGCAGCGGGCTGGGTGCGGCGACGACGCTGCGCCACCACTTCTCGCTGCGCCTGGGGACGTCGCCGCAGGCCTACCGGCGGACCTTCCGGGGGCTGGCCGCCTCGGCCTGAGCGCCCGAGGCCTCGACCTGGCCGCCCATGGCCTCGGCCTGGGCGCCCACGGATTCGGCCTCGCGGTCGGCGACCCGCGCAGCCCGGGCGGCCCGGCGCCGTCCGGTGCCGCCCACCACTCCGGCGACGGTGTTGGCGACCACGACGCAGGCGATGCCGAGCCAGCCCGTCCACGGCAGCACCTGCTGCAGGACGACCAGCCCGACCAGCGCCGCCAGGACCGGGTGGACGCTCATGAACAGCCCGAAGTAGCCCGCGGGCACCCGGCGCAGCGCGAGCAGGTCCAGGACGAACGGCACGGCGGAGGCCAGCAGGCCGGCGGTGGCGGCGCAGACGACCGACAGCAGGGTCGGCTCCAGCCGGGGCAGCAGGACCACGCCGACGGGGACGAACGCCAGCGCGGACAGCACCGCGGCGGCGGCCGGCCCGGTGGCGCCGGGGACCCTGGTGCCGATCACCCGGTTGAGGACGATGTAGGCCGCCCAGCACGCCGCGGCGAGCAGCCCCAGGCCGACCCCGAGCAGGTCGGTCGTCGGCTGCGGCCGGACGAGCACGACGACGCCGGCACCAGCGAGCAGCGCGCACAGCAGGTCGACCGCCCGGCGCGAGCGGACCAGGGCCACGCCGAGCGGGCCGAGGAACTCCAGCGTCACCGCCGTCCCCAGCCCGACCCGGTCGACCGAGCCGTACAGCGACATGTTCATGGTCGCCACCGCCAGGGCCAGCAGGCCGACCGGCCACCACTGGGACCAGGTGAGCTCCCG
The sequence above is drawn from the Aquipuribacter hungaricus genome and encodes:
- a CDS encoding EamA family transporter — translated: AAAATAPPTAAAAPPARPDATGTLLMLGAAASNQLGSGVAALAFGVLGPVGVVVVRQWVAGVLLLLLTRPRLRELTWSQWWPVGLLALAVATMNMSLYGSVDRVGLGTAVTLEFLGPLGVALVRSRRAVDLLCALLAGAGVVVLVRPQPTTDLLGVGLGLLAAACWAAYIVLNRVIGTRVPGATGPAAAAVLSALAFVPVGVVLLPRLEPTLLSVVCAATAGLLASAVPFVLDLLALRRVPAGYFGLFMSVHPVLAALVGLVVLQQVLPWTGWLGIACVVVANTVAGVVGGTGRRRAARAARVADREAESVGAQAEAMGGQVEASGAQAEAASPRKVRR